From the genome of Geminocystis herdmanii PCC 6308, one region includes:
- a CDS encoding YebC/PmpR family DNA-binding transcriptional regulator — protein MGKWANIKREKAVVDAKKGKTFTQLSRAIIVAARAGLPDPEGNFQLRTAIEKAKIAGIPNDNIDRAIAKGAGTYGDDDSILEEIRYEGYGIGGVAVLIEALTDNRNRTAADIRVAFSKNGGNLGETGCVSWMFDQKGVAIIEGDIEEDKLLEACVTANADTYEIIHEEDYQGAEVFTEVTALEILNQTLTAYNFVVKELELRWIPNNTVEIVDRDQIKFLSRLIDTLESLDDVQNVTTNAELYLEQK, from the coding sequence ATGGGCAAATGGGCAAATATTAAACGAGAAAAAGCCGTAGTTGATGCAAAAAAAGGCAAAACTTTCACTCAACTTTCTCGTGCTATCATTGTGGCGGCTCGTGCCGGATTACCTGATCCTGAAGGAAATTTTCAGTTGCGTACAGCCATTGAAAAAGCGAAAATAGCGGGTATTCCTAATGATAACATCGATCGAGCCATCGCCAAGGGTGCAGGAACTTACGGCGATGATGACAGCATTTTAGAAGAAATTAGATATGAAGGCTACGGTATCGGTGGAGTTGCGGTATTAATTGAAGCCTTGACAGATAACCGTAATCGTACTGCTGCCGACATTCGAGTCGCCTTTAGCAAAAACGGCGGAAATCTGGGGGAAACTGGTTGCGTTAGTTGGATGTTTGATCAAAAAGGCGTTGCTATTATTGAAGGAGACATAGAAGAAGATAAACTCCTAGAGGCTTGTGTGACGGCGAATGCTGATACCTATGAGATTATCCATGAAGAAGACTATCAAGGCGCGGAAGTTTTTACGGAAGTTACCGCCTTAGAAATCTTAAATCAAACCTTGACAGCATATAATTTTGTGGTGAAAGAATTAGAATTGCGGTGGATACCTAATAATACGGTAGAAATTGTCGATCGAGACCAGATTAAATTTCTATCCCGTTTGATAGATACCCTCGAATCCTTAGACGATGTTCAGAATGTTACAACCAATGCCGAATTATATTTAGAACAAAAATAA
- the rpmB gene encoding 50S ribosomal protein L28 has product MRVCQLTGKRANNCFAVSHSHRRTKRLQHANLQDKRIWWAEGNCFVKLRISTKALKTLDNRGLSAMAKEAGIDLNQYKVL; this is encoded by the coding sequence ATGCGAGTATGTCAACTCACTGGAAAAAGAGCGAATAATTGTTTTGCGGTTTCTCACTCCCATCGTAGAACTAAAAGATTACAACACGCCAATTTACAAGATAAAAGAATTTGGTGGGCTGAGGGTAACTGTTTTGTTAAACTTCGTATTTCGACAAAAGCCCTCAAAACTTTAGATAATAGAGGTTTAAGCGCGATGGCAAAAGAGGCAGGTATTGATTTAAACCAGTATAAAGTTTTATAA
- a CDS encoding DUF389 domain-containing protein, whose protein sequence is MVKKRKFKAVCRWLRMTFYRVIPPRNPEKVKSLHQKLSYDSSWSVDFILCTIAACLIATFGLLSNSTAVIIGAMIVAPLMLPLRGLAFSACEGDLNLFKKAILSIVGATLVSLFLSSTIAKIASLPDMGSEIIARTQPNLIDLGIAITAGGISGFGKIREGISETLAGTAIAVALMPPLCVVGISLAMGNYPYAIGAFLLYITNLLGITLACMIAFIVSGYTKASQILGWTTLLTIFLMIPLGASFFRLLQQQQIETEINRKLVNETITVGKDVENVKVKIVWTTKTPVITVTLQTDKQISPRQVRLVQDYLNQRLDRTFDLIFSVIPVKRITGEDKEIPTFPLEIDGNNFSLPENNQIIPLK, encoded by the coding sequence ATGGTTAAAAAAAGAAAATTTAAAGCAGTGTGCCGTTGGTTAAGAATGACATTTTATCGAGTTATTCCCCCGAGAAATCCCGAAAAAGTCAAGTCATTACATCAAAAATTATCCTATGATTCCTCTTGGAGTGTTGACTTTATTTTATGTACCATCGCCGCTTGTTTAATTGCTACTTTTGGATTACTCAGTAATAGCACGGCAGTTATTATTGGGGCGATGATTGTTGCACCTTTGATGTTACCCTTACGAGGATTAGCTTTTTCTGCCTGTGAGGGGGATTTAAACTTATTTAAAAAAGCGATACTATCTATTGTTGGAGCAACTTTAGTCTCTCTTTTTCTTTCCAGTACGATCGCCAAAATAGCTTCTTTACCAGATATGGGTTCAGAAATTATAGCACGAACTCAACCCAATCTGATTGATTTAGGCATTGCTATCACCGCTGGAGGAATTAGTGGTTTTGGCAAAATTCGAGAGGGTATCAGTGAAACCTTAGCAGGTACTGCCATTGCCGTAGCTTTGATGCCTCCTTTGTGTGTTGTCGGGATTTCCTTAGCTATGGGTAACTATCCTTATGCTATTGGTGCTTTTTTATTGTATATTACCAATCTTTTGGGCATTACTCTTGCTTGTATGATTGCTTTTATCGTTTCTGGTTATACGAAAGCAAGTCAGATATTAGGATGGACTACTTTACTCACTATTTTTTTAATGATACCTTTAGGAGCTAGTTTTTTCCGTTTATTGCAACAACAACAGATAGAAACGGAGATTAATCGAAAATTAGTTAATGAAACTATTACCGTGGGGAAAGATGTAGAGAATGTGAAAGTAAAAATAGTTTGGACAACTAAAACCCCTGTTATTACCGTGACTTTACAAACCGATAAACAAATATCTCCCCGACAAGTTAGATTAGTACAAGATTATCTTAATCAACGGCTCGATCGAACATTTGATCTTATTTTTTCTGTTATCCCCGTGAAAAGAATTACGGGAGAAGATAAAGAAATCCCTACTTTTCCGTTAGAAATAGATGGTAATAACTTTTCTCTCCCTGAAAATAATCAAATTATTCCCTTGAAGTAA
- a CDS encoding RNA polymerase sigma factor SigF, with the protein MYSKTSSEYKFDNDRLFTCYQDSQNLKIRNEILKLNLGLVRKEVCHWLNQCQENYDDLLQVGCLGLIRAIERFDPDKGFAFSSFALPYIRGEIQHYLRDKGYSIRIPRRCLELKTQSNRIVRDLRIKLNRQPTDKEIAKELGISFEEWQDVKLAHQNREPISLDATTNNDDDKTTLADCLPDNQYRSFQLVQEDKIRLNNALEQLEDGTRKVLEFVFLQDLTQKETADKLGISVITVSRRVKKGIAKMRGLIQPDEF; encoded by the coding sequence ATGTATAGCAAAACTTCATCAGAATATAAATTTGATAACGATCGACTCTTTACCTGTTATCAGGACAGTCAGAATCTGAAAATTCGTAATGAAATTTTAAAACTGAACTTAGGCTTAGTAAGGAAAGAAGTTTGTCATTGGCTTAATCAGTGTCAAGAAAATTATGATGATTTATTACAAGTAGGTTGTCTTGGCTTGATCCGTGCTATAGAAAGATTTGATCCCGACAAAGGTTTTGCGTTTAGTTCATTTGCTCTACCTTATATCAGAGGGGAAATTCAACATTATCTCAGAGATAAAGGTTATTCGATTCGTATTCCTCGCCGTTGTTTAGAGTTGAAAACCCAATCAAATCGCATTGTTAGAGATTTAAGAATTAAATTAAATCGTCAACCCACCGACAAAGAAATAGCCAAAGAATTAGGGATTTCTTTTGAAGAATGGCAAGATGTTAAGTTAGCTCATCAAAACAGAGAACCTATTAGTTTAGATGCTACCACGAATAATGATGATGATAAAACAACTTTAGCAGATTGTTTGCCCGATAATCAATACCGTAGTTTCCAATTGGTACAGGAAGATAAAATAAGATTAAATAATGCTTTAGAACAATTAGAAGATGGTACAAGAAAAGTCTTAGAATTTGTTTTTTTACAGGATTTGACTCAAAAAGAAACTGCCGACAAGTTGGGCATCAGTGTTATTACAGTATCTCGTCGAGTGAAAAAAGGTATTGCGAAAATGAGAGGGCTTATTCAGCCTGATGAATTTTAA
- a CDS encoding TIGR04376 family protein → MNFFEDFTKFLESRLDEFLQSNPHLNLTIIAQELKQEKNDTIKLILQGESELKKIENNLLTIGKDIQTWHNRIEKAQQAGRLDLAQEAENRQNSLLTQGALFWRQMEEIKQKIILNKELLSSIETKEKEVNLKIEQLKATQNYTNTYQAPSWNQTNYNDDLESKFQQWEIDQQLQEMKKNL, encoded by the coding sequence ATGAATTTTTTTGAAGATTTTACCAAGTTTTTAGAATCCCGTTTAGATGAATTTTTACAAAGTAATCCTCATCTAAATTTAACCATTATTGCTCAGGAATTAAAACAAGAAAAAAATGATACCATTAAGTTAATTTTACAAGGAGAATCTGAACTAAAAAAAATTGAAAATAATCTATTAACTATCGGTAAAGATATTCAAACATGGCATAATCGCATTGAAAAAGCACAACAAGCTGGAAGATTAGATTTAGCTCAAGAAGCAGAAAATCGACAAAATTCTTTATTAACTCAGGGGGCTTTATTCTGGCGACAAATGGAGGAAATTAAACAAAAAATTATCTTAAATAAAGAATTGTTAAGTTCGATCGAAACCAAAGAAAAAGAAGTTAATCTAAAAATAGAACAATTAAAAGCCACTCAAAATTATACCAATACTTATCAAGCACCATCATGGAATCAAACAAATTATAACGATGATTTAGAAAGTAAATTTCAGCAGTGGGAAATTGATCAGCAATTACAAGAAATGAAAAAAAATCTGTAA
- a CDS encoding ribonuclease Z: MEITFLGTSSGVPTKFRNVSSVALRLTQRGEIWLFDCGEGTQHQLLRSDLKTSQLKKIFVTHMHGDHTFGLMGLLASCGLGAHAENVEVYGPPGIEPYLKSCMKYSHTYFPYGVEIKTVEPGLVYEDEELTVTCELLKHRVTAYGYRVTEKDRSGKFDIEKAQKMGIPFGPVYGKLKAGEIVTLEDGRTFKGAEFCGPTEIGRKFVYCTDTVFCESAIELSQDADVLIHEATFAHQDAQMAFEKMHSTTTMAAQVALAAQVKQLIMTHFSPRYAPGNPLQLKDLLKEAQAIFPDTLLAYDFFHYEIPRRKS, encoded by the coding sequence GTGGAAATAACTTTTTTAGGCACAAGTTCAGGCGTACCAACCAAATTCAGAAATGTCTCCAGCGTGGCTTTAAGGTTGACTCAACGGGGCGAAATATGGTTATTTGACTGCGGAGAAGGTACTCAACATCAACTATTACGCAGTGACTTAAAAACCTCCCAACTCAAGAAAATTTTTGTAACCCATATGCACGGAGATCATACTTTTGGGTTAATGGGATTATTAGCTAGTTGTGGTTTAGGCGCTCACGCTGAAAACGTTGAAGTATATGGTCCTCCGGGAATCGAACCCTACTTGAAATCTTGCATGAAATATTCTCATACCTATTTTCCCTACGGTGTAGAAATCAAAACTGTCGAGCCGGGGTTAGTCTATGAAGATGAAGAATTAACCGTCACCTGTGAACTTTTAAAACATCGGGTAACAGCATACGGCTATCGTGTGACAGAAAAAGATCGATCGGGCAAATTTGATATAGAAAAAGCACAAAAAATGGGTATCCCTTTTGGTCCTGTTTATGGCAAACTTAAAGCAGGAGAAATCGTTACCCTTGAGGATGGTAGAACATTTAAGGGTGCTGAATTTTGTGGACCAACAGAAATAGGTCGTAAATTTGTTTACTGTACCGATACGGTTTTTTGTGAAAGTGCGATCGAGCTATCCCAAGATGCAGACGTATTAATTCATGAAGCCACCTTTGCCCATCAAGATGCCCAAATGGCTTTTGAGAAAATGCACTCCACCACCACCATGGCGGCTCAAGTCGCCTTAGCGGCTCAAGTCAAACAACTAATTATGACTCACTTTAGCCCCCGTTACGCTCCAGGCAACCCTCTCCAGTTAAAAGATTTGCTCAAAGAAGCCCAAGCAATTTTTCCTGATACCTTGTTAGCCTACGACTTCTTTCATTACGAAATTCCTCGCCGTAAATCATGA
- a CDS encoding metal ABC transporter permease encodes MLDILNFEFMQNAIMAGVLVSIACGIIGTFVVVNRIVFISGGIAHAAYGGIGLGYFFGFNPFIGAIIFAVLSGLGMGIVEKKTKERSDTIIGTMWAIGMGIGIILIDLTKGYKPNLMSYLFGSILAVPKNDLWIMLILDIIIVVMVCLFYKELLAISFDPVFATTRNIPVNSLYLMLIGSIALTIVMVMQVVGLIMVIALLTIPPAVANQFVGEIKQMMIWSTILGIAFIFIGLWLSYSFNLTSGATIIVVSGLAYFLSLGVKYYLARE; translated from the coding sequence ATGCTTGATATATTAAACTTTGAATTTATGCAAAATGCCATTATGGCAGGTGTTTTAGTAAGTATCGCCTGTGGCATTATTGGTACATTTGTCGTGGTGAATCGTATTGTTTTTATTAGTGGCGGTATTGCCCATGCCGCCTATGGTGGTATTGGCTTAGGTTACTTTTTTGGCTTTAATCCTTTTATTGGCGCTATCATATTTGCCGTGTTGTCGGGCTTAGGGATGGGAATAGTGGAAAAAAAAACCAAAGAACGATCGGATACTATTATAGGCACAATGTGGGCGATCGGCATGGGTATCGGTATCATTTTAATTGATTTAACCAAAGGCTATAAACCCAATTTGATGAGTTATTTATTCGGTAGTATTCTCGCTGTACCGAAAAATGATTTATGGATTATGTTAATTTTAGACATCATTATTGTGGTGATGGTATGCCTATTCTATAAAGAATTATTAGCGATCTCTTTTGATCCTGTTTTTGCTACTACCCGTAATATTCCTGTTAATAGCTTATACCTAATGTTGATCGGTTCGATCGCACTTACCATCGTCATGGTGATGCAAGTAGTTGGATTAATCATGGTAATCGCCTTATTAACCATTCCTCCTGCCGTAGCGAATCAATTTGTAGGAGAAATTAAACAGATGATGATATGGAGTACAATTTTGGGAATAGCCTTTATTTTCATCGGTTTATGGCTTTCCTATAGCTTTAACTTAACTTCGGGGGCAACAATTATTGTGGTGTCAGGATTAGCTTATTTTCTCAGTTTAGGAGTTAAATATTACTTAGCACGAGAATAA
- a CDS encoding serine/threonine-protein kinase, whose protein sequence is MIYWKTGQIIQKGKYVVDKVLGTGGSGITYRARDVQTGDIVAIKTLNPTIQAQPDFIKHQERFIQEAFRLAKCSHAHVIQVDDVCQEGELWCMVMEYIDGGNLESLVKQKGGLEEVEAIRYIYQIGSALSYIHKRGILHRDVKPANIMRRSQTNEAVLIDFGLARDFIEDKTQIHTNSRTEGFAPLEQYSRNAKRGAYTDVYALGATLYYILTLQIPFPAQFRTQGINLIPPQQHNPKISDRTNLAILKSMELHSEHRPESIAEWLTMLTENTEIILSSSPIQAKKVEENTPTINETSTIEESSPTITANSVPFPIMPVPPVPKKVRRVVKKTRVIATPPDDYTYDPFSPTRFQNTPATVSPATQSASVFDRDQVFNDYDGIDKDSIPTQVATPETSLESEPEVISPSEVGLDYSTLETLLQNQSWRKADEETQKLMLKAVNKEDSKCIDRSAMNKFPCRDLQTIDQLWVKYSNGKFGFSVQKRIYQSLGGKRGYDKKVWETVGDRLGWRMNGTWLFQDYLIYTNKAPQGHLPSVAMSGLLERGIYTLMSRLMDCN, encoded by the coding sequence ATGATTTATTGGAAAACAGGGCAGATAATTCAAAAAGGAAAATATGTGGTTGATAAAGTTTTAGGCACAGGGGGATCGGGTATTACATATCGTGCCAGAGATGTTCAAACTGGAGATATTGTCGCCATAAAAACTCTTAATCCCACCATTCAAGCACAACCAGACTTTATCAAACATCAAGAAAGATTTATTCAAGAGGCTTTTCGTTTAGCTAAATGTAGTCATGCCCATGTTATCCAAGTGGACGATGTCTGTCAAGAAGGTGAATTATGGTGTATGGTGATGGAGTATATAGACGGCGGTAATTTAGAAAGTTTAGTTAAGCAAAAAGGCGGACTTGAAGAAGTTGAGGCGATTCGCTATATTTATCAAATTGGTAGTGCCTTAAGTTATATCCATAAAAGAGGAATTTTGCACCGAGATGTTAAACCAGCCAATATCATGCGTCGCAGTCAAACGAATGAAGCGGTGTTGATTGATTTTGGTTTAGCCAGAGATTTTATTGAGGATAAAACCCAAATCCATACTAACTCTCGTACGGAAGGTTTTGCACCCTTAGAACAATATTCCCGTAATGCCAAAAGGGGTGCTTATACCGATGTTTACGCTTTAGGGGCAACTTTATATTATATCCTTACATTACAAATACCTTTCCCCGCTCAATTTCGGACTCAAGGTATTAATTTAATTCCTCCCCAACAACATAACCCGAAAATTAGCGATCGAACAAACTTAGCCATATTGAAGAGTATGGAGTTACATTCAGAACATCGACCAGAATCCATTGCTGAATGGTTAACTATGCTCACAGAAAATACCGAAATTATTTTATCGTCTTCTCCCATTCAAGCTAAAAAAGTAGAAGAAAATACTCCCACTATTAACGAAACATCTACTATTGAAGAATCTTCTCCCACGATTACAGCTAATTCAGTACCTTTTCCCATAATGCCCGTACCTCCCGTACCGAAAAAAGTTCGTCGTGTGGTAAAAAAAACTAGGGTGATAGCTACTCCACCTGATGATTATACCTATGATCCATTTTCCCCTACCAGATTTCAAAATACTCCTGCCACAGTATCACCTGCAACCCAGTCGGCTTCGGTGTTCGATCGAGATCAAGTATTTAATGACTATGACGGTATAGATAAAGACTCCATCCCGACTCAAGTAGCGACTCCTGAAACATCTTTAGAATCAGAACCTGAAGTAATTTCTCCTTCCGAAGTGGGACTCGACTACAGTACCCTAGAAACATTATTACAAAATCAATCATGGCGTAAAGCCGATGAAGAAACCCAAAAATTGATGTTAAAAGCCGTTAACAAAGAAGATAGTAAGTGTATCGATCGATCGGCAATGAATAAATTTCCCTGTCGAGACTTACAAACCATTGATCAATTATGGGTTAAATATAGCAATGGTAAATTTGGTTTCTCCGTACAAAAAAGAATTTATCAAAGTTTAGGGGGAAAAAGAGGCTACGACAAAAAAGTGTGGGAAACCGTGGGCGATCGACTAGGATGGAGAATGAACGGTACATGGTTATTTCAAGATTATTTGATTTATACCAACAAAGCACCTCAAGGACATTTACCCAGTGTTGCCATGTCTGGATTATTAGAAAGAGGAATATATACTCTCATGTCTCGTCTCATGGACTGTAATTAG
- a CDS encoding BrnA antitoxin family protein codes for MSNWEKLESMTDEDIDFSDCPEISPEIAKNAFIRRGLKSPEKQSLTLFLDAEVVNWYKQNEIKHQTEINHLLKEYI; via the coding sequence ATGAGTAATTGGGAAAAACTAGAATCTATGACTGATGAGGATATTGATTTTTCTGATTGCCCAGAAATCAGCCCAGAAATAGCTAAAAATGCTTTCATTAGACGTGGTTTAAAATCTCCTGAAAAACAATCTTTAACTCTTTTTCTTGATGCTGAAGTTGTGAATTGGTACAAACAAAATGAGATTAAGCATCAAACAGAAATAAATCATTTATTAAAAGAGTATATTTGA
- a CDS encoding type II toxin-antitoxin system HicA family toxin: MSRKQKLLDKAKNNPKGLSFDEFETLLSLYDWIFDHQTGSHRIWYSTKKARLSIQPAKNGKAKAYQVKQFLNLELEEK, from the coding sequence ATGAGTAGAAAGCAAAAATTATTAGACAAAGCCAAAAATAATCCTAAAGGCTTAAGTTTTGATGAGTTTGAAACCTTGTTAAGTTTATATGATTGGATTTTTGATCATCAAACAGGAAGTCATCGCATTTGGTATTCTACCAAGAAAGCACGTTTATCTATTCAACCTGCTAAAAATGGCAAAGCAAAAGCCTATCAAGTAAAACAGTTTCTCAATTTAGAATTGGAGGAAAAGTAA
- a CDS encoding type II toxin-antitoxin system HicB family antitoxin, with amino-acid sequence MSQTKKHDFNGFTITLFQDDEDDWVAYFVEMPNVSAFGDTPYIAIDELEIAWQGVKESYLKHGEIIPVASSFQQRSIVV; translated from the coding sequence ATGTCACAAACAAAAAAACATGATTTTAATGGTTTTACCATTACCCTTTTTCAAGATGACGAAGACGACTGGGTGGCTTATTTTGTAGAAATGCCCAATGTTTCTGCTTTTGGTGATACTCCCTATATTGCTATCGATGAATTAGAAATTGCGTGGCAAGGTGTGAAGGAAAGTTATCTTAAACATGGGGAGATAATTCCAGTAGCTTCATCTTTTCAACAGCGTTCGATCGTAGTTTAA
- a CDS encoding calcium-binding protein: MGWITLLNWSNITNIENIIINTTGNGAQTITTGVNFENSFAPLGVALTTKTSGAGAINLTMTTFTGTATLITTSGAGAQDIVTGSGITIVEAISSDGALNIKGVGLNQAFATTTGAGAQTIGDGSGNGANLVLVNAISSGGSQTITSTSANTVIIEAISGAGKQVITTGSGADIITASTTSATNTINTGAGNDRITIFPTTSGSYTIDGGIGNDTITGGAGNDTLIGGVGNDILNGGAGVDSMSGGDGDDIYYVNIATDIVTETNPNASIGGIDAVRSTITYTLPINVENLILEGTANINAMGNTLDNVITGNSGNNILNGYVGNDTLSGRLGNDTLDGGDGNDDLQGNEGDDVIYGGNGDDTVRGGKDNDTIYGGVGNDTLRGDLGNDVIRGQVGNDTLDGGDGNDDLQGNEGDDVIYGGNGDDTVRGGKDNDTIYGGEGNDSLRGDLGNDILYGENGNDILYGGNANNPDYPGVDGNDILSGGDGDDTIFGEQGDDLLYGDNDNDQIFGGDGNDTLIGGSGNDTLTGGTGQDYFLFNSPEEGIDQITDFNITDDTILVNRTGFGGDLPLGELFVDRFHIGSSASTLDHRFFYNSSNGGLFFDADGSGTTTAVQFATLNTGLAMTHQDIMIV, encoded by the coding sequence ATGGGGTGGATAACGTTGCTTAATTGGAGTAATATCACAAATATTGAAAATATTATCATTAATACCACTGGCAATGGCGCACAAACCATTACGACAGGAGTTAATTTTGAAAACTCATTTGCTCCTCTTGGGGTAGCACTTACCACAAAAACATCTGGTGCTGGTGCTATTAACCTTACCATGACTACATTTACTGGTACGGCAACACTGATAACAACATCTGGTGCTGGTGCTCAAGATATTGTCACAGGTTCGGGTATTACCATTGTAGAAGCAATATCCTCAGATGGAGCATTGAATATTAAAGGTGTAGGTCTAAATCAGGCATTTGCAACTACAACAGGAGCAGGTGCTCAGACAATTGGTGATGGCAGTGGTAATGGTGCTAATCTTGTTTTAGTGAATGCAATATCCTCTGGAGGCTCACAAACCATAACCAGTACCAGTGCAAATACTGTCATAATAGAAGCAATATCGGGGGCAGGAAAACAAGTTATTACAACAGGTTCAGGTGCTGATATTATCACGGCATCAACAACAAGTGCTACTAATACCATTAATACTGGGGCAGGTAACGATCGAATTACTATTTTTCCGACAACTTCAGGTAGTTACACTATCGATGGCGGTATAGGTAATGACACCATAACAGGGGGAGCAGGAAATGATACTCTCATTGGTGGTGTTGGTAATGATATTTTGAATGGAGGTGCTGGTGTTGATAGTATGAGCGGTGGTGATGGTGATGATATTTATTATGTCAATATTGCTACAGATATAGTAACGGAAACTAATCCTAATGCCAGTATAGGAGGCATTGATGCCGTTCGATCGACCATCACCTATACTTTACCTATCAATGTAGAAAACCTAATCTTAGAAGGTACTGCGAACATTAATGCAATGGGAAATACATTGGATAATGTCATCACAGGCAATAGTGGCAATAATATTCTGAATGGTTATGTAGGTAACGATACCCTCAGTGGACGACTAGGAAATGATACATTAGATGGTGGAGACGGGAATGACGATCTCCAAGGAAATGAAGGTGATGATGTAATTTATGGGGGTAACGGTGATGATACTGTTCGTGGCGGAAAGGATAATGATACTATTTATGGTGGAGTTGGTAATGATACCCTTCGGGGTGATTTAGGTAATGATGTGATCCGTGGACAAGTGGGAAATGATACCTTAGATGGTGGAGACGGGAATGATGATCTTCAAGGAAATGAAGGTGATGATGTAATTTATGGAGGGAACGGTGATGATACTGTTCGTGGCGGAAAGGATAATGATACTATTTATGGTGGAGAGGGAAATGATAGCCTTCGAGGTGATTTAGGTAATGATATTCTTTATGGTGAAAACGGTAATGATATTCTTTATGGTGGAAACGCAAACAATCCAGACTATCCTGGCGTAGATGGTAATGATATTCTTTCTGGTGGAGATGGTGATGACACCATTTTTGGAGAACAAGGAGATGATCTTCTCTATGGTGATAACGATAATGATCAAATCTTTGGCGGAGATGGAAATGATACCCTCATTGGTGGTAGTGGTAATGATACCTTAACCGGTGGAACTGGACAAGACTATTTCCTCTTTAATTCTCCTGAAGAGGGGATCGATCAAATTACTGACTTTAATATCACAGATGACACGATTTTAGTTAATCGCACAGGGTTTGGCGGTGATTTACCTTTAGGAGAATTATTCGTCGATCGATTCCATATCGGTTCATCAGCGAGTACTTTAGATCATCGTTTCTTTTATAATTCCAGTAATGGAGGATTATTCTTTGATGCAGATGGTAGTGGCACCACGACGGCGGTGCAATTTGCAACTTTAAACACGGGATTAGCTATGACACATCAAGATATTATGATTGTGTAA